One genomic window of Elusimicrobiota bacterium includes the following:
- a CDS encoding tetratricopeptide repeat protein, which yields MEKPGKSRIGWPFRIGRALGLVALGILCVSGVHGTANPWESYRLYLQGLLAERAGRLVQAMEVYQKVIDRDPGEGFLQESLAGVALAAGRGDLALVAARQAVLLSTGSAGAYLLLGRVYLARGEHSSAEEAFDQALKLDPSNVEALGWAASRRPLSDPQGARRLFDRFLSSNPEADHVRYGLAEIQERQGDLSAAEASYKKIIQSDPSHREARLGLAALFDVQGDTRAAINAYEEILETETDNVEVLTRLGQLYLLTSQLAEARDLFDRAIVLVPENSGIHFWRALVAQEESQWRDAVRHMEQAAKENPEPGVLLRLASYHGRLDHPKEAIRVLHRLRRTQPENPDFMYYLALAYEEGGNPRAAIRWLNRAVAKNPGNPDFHFHLGLNWDKRKRFDRAETHLLRTIDLEPTHHLALNYLGYSWADRNEHVPEALDLIQRAVSLDPDNTAYRDSLGWAFFRLGRFGEAETALGPVVYQANDPVVWSHYGDVLKALGREREAVRAWQEGLLVGPDDAHLLKRLGVQGRMSHVTPLSAPRTLLKRVEGNFRQVTSLSGVAAVRVRSAGQTLNGQGLFYYARPGLFRVEILGPFFTPQAVLVYDGEVHWSPEVGTPADETAWLALWAEVLSGDFFKRFDDPSVEVHQEGSTLLYVAPGGELRLDAQHKNILEAQRHVPGNAPVRLSFQGSKEIEGIRFPRVVEGQSLTNDFHFALEFSRLTVNPSLKSSLFKPVP from the coding sequence TTGGAAAAACCGGGAAAGAGTAGGATCGGGTGGCCGTTTCGGATCGGGCGTGCGCTGGGTCTTGTTGCTTTAGGGATCCTCTGTGTTTCAGGGGTTCATGGAACAGCGAACCCCTGGGAATCGTATCGGCTGTATCTGCAAGGGCTCTTGGCGGAGCGTGCGGGTCGGCTGGTCCAGGCCATGGAGGTTTATCAGAAAGTTATTGACCGTGACCCGGGGGAGGGGTTTCTTCAGGAGTCCCTGGCGGGGGTCGCCTTGGCCGCGGGTCGCGGGGACCTGGCTCTCGTTGCGGCGCGCCAAGCTGTTCTTCTTTCAACTGGCAGTGCTGGCGCTTATCTTTTGTTGGGACGGGTTTATTTGGCTCGGGGGGAGCATTCCTCGGCAGAAGAAGCTTTTGATCAGGCCTTGAAATTAGATCCTTCCAATGTGGAAGCGTTGGGGTGGGCGGCCAGCCGTCGCCCTTTGTCAGATCCTCAGGGAGCGCGGCGCCTTTTTGATCGGTTTCTCTCTTCCAACCCAGAGGCGGATCACGTTCGCTATGGTCTCGCGGAAATTCAAGAACGACAAGGAGATCTCTCCGCCGCTGAAGCTTCGTATAAAAAGATAATCCAATCGGACCCCTCTCACCGGGAAGCCCGGTTGGGCCTGGCGGCTCTTTTCGATGTTCAGGGCGACACGCGGGCGGCGATTAACGCGTATGAGGAAATTCTTGAAACCGAAACAGATAACGTGGAGGTTTTAACCCGGTTAGGCCAACTCTACCTGTTGACAAGTCAATTGGCCGAAGCCCGAGACCTGTTCGACCGGGCCATTGTCTTGGTTCCAGAAAACAGTGGGATTCATTTTTGGCGGGCCCTTGTGGCCCAGGAAGAATCCCAATGGAGAGACGCTGTTCGGCACATGGAACAGGCGGCTAAGGAAAATCCTGAGCCGGGGGTCTTGCTTCGCCTCGCTTCTTACCACGGTCGTCTCGATCATCCCAAAGAGGCCATTCGGGTTCTGCATCGTTTGCGTCGGACTCAACCGGAAAACCCCGACTTTATGTATTACCTTGCACTGGCGTATGAGGAGGGGGGGAATCCCCGGGCGGCCATTCGATGGCTCAACCGAGCTGTTGCTAAAAACCCAGGGAATCCGGATTTCCATTTTCATTTGGGTCTCAATTGGGATAAGAGAAAACGGTTCGATCGGGCGGAAACCCATTTGCTTCGCACCATCGATCTGGAGCCGACGCATCATTTAGCCCTGAATTATCTGGGATACAGTTGGGCCGACCGGAACGAGCATGTGCCGGAGGCTTTGGACCTCATTCAAAGGGCGGTTTCCCTTGACCCAGACAACACGGCTTATCGCGATTCATTGGGTTGGGCCTTTTTTCGATTGGGTCGCTTCGGCGAAGCGGAAACCGCGTTGGGGCCCGTTGTTTACCAGGCGAATGATCCGGTGGTCTGGTCCCATTACGGGGATGTCTTGAAAGCGTTGGGGCGTGAGCGGGAGGCGGTGCGGGCTTGGCAGGAAGGGTTGTTGGTGGGTCCGGACGATGCTCATTTGTTAAAGCGACTGGGTGTCCAGGGGCGAATGTCTCATGTGACCCCCCTTTCCGCGCCACGAACACTGTTAAAGCGTGTCGAAGGCAATTTTCGGCAGGTCACCTCCCTTTCTGGAGTGGCCGCGGTTCGCGTGCGATCGGCGGGGCAAACCCTTAACGGGCAAGGGCTTTTTTACTATGCCCGCCCGGGTTTGTTTCGGGTGGAAATTTTGGGACCCTTTTTTACGCCCCAAGCGGTTCTGGTTTATGATGGGGAAGTTCATTGGTCTCCCGAGGTGGGCACCCCCGCTGATGAAACGGCTTGGTTGGCCCTTTGGGCCGAGGTTTTGTCGGGAGATTTCTTTAAGCGGTTTGACGATCCTTCGGTCGAGGTCCATCAAGAGGGGTCGACCCTCCTCTATGTCGCCCCTGGAGGTGAGCTCCGGTTAGACGCCCAACATAAAAATATTTTGGAGGCCCAGCGTCATGTGCCGGGGAATGCCCCCGTTCGCCTCTCCTTTCAAGGGTCGAAAGAAATCGAGGGAATCCGTTTCCCCAGAGTCGTGGAAGGCCAATCCCTAACAAACGATTTTCATTTCGCCCTTGAATTTTCTCGATTGACCGTTAATCCGTCTTTGAAATCATCCCTTTTTAAGCCCGTTCCGTGA
- the ispE gene encoding 4-(cytidine 5'-diphospho)-2-C-methyl-D-erythritol kinase — MKAATQVIRWVSPAKINLFLEILKKRPNGYHEIDTLFQEISLADSLTVRVRRDKEILLSTTCPGLVVDQGNLVSRAAHSFKAKYPLIPGLSFNLIKRIPLGAGLGGGSGNAATTLLACRSLSPAISQGKKEDRILLSLAKKLGADVPFFLRGGFASARGVGDRLTFYAPIKRRAYFFVLVFPRVFSSTPDAYRALHFPLTKRRSRLKLTQALRDGAPASQWAPWLFNRLEEVVLPRIGAVALAKRALIQAGCLNALMSGSGSSVFGLVENPAHGRRVLARLHREPWDSWLVSSASCRTKGPTNFDEVGHHGYYGNPGFVEGRRQT, encoded by the coding sequence GTGAAAGCCGCGACTCAGGTGATCCGTTGGGTTTCTCCCGCCAAGATCAATCTGTTTCTTGAAATTCTAAAGAAAAGACCCAATGGATATCACGAAATTGACACCTTGTTCCAAGAAATTTCGCTTGCCGATTCGTTAACGGTTCGGGTTCGTCGGGACAAGGAAATCTTGCTTTCTACGACATGTCCGGGATTGGTTGTCGATCAGGGGAACCTCGTTTCCCGGGCGGCCCATTCGTTCAAAGCGAAATACCCCTTGATCCCGGGCCTCTCATTCAATTTAATCAAACGAATTCCTCTCGGGGCGGGACTGGGGGGCGGATCCGGAAACGCCGCGACAACCCTCCTGGCTTGTCGATCCCTATCTCCCGCCATTTCCCAAGGAAAGAAAGAGGATAGGATTCTATTGTCTCTCGCCAAAAAACTTGGAGCCGACGTCCCTTTTTTTCTGCGGGGGGGATTCGCGTCAGCGCGGGGGGTGGGAGACCGGTTGACGTTCTACGCGCCCATTAAGCGGCGGGCGTATTTTTTTGTGTTGGTGTTTCCACGTGTTTTTTCGTCCACTCCGGACGCCTACCGGGCGTTGCATTTCCCCTTGACGAAGCGCCGTTCCCGCCTTAAACTGACCCAGGCGCTTCGGGACGGAGCGCCCGCGAGTCAATGGGCACCGTGGCTCTTTAATCGATTGGAAGAGGTTGTGCTTCCTCGAATCGGAGCGGTGGCCCTAGCCAAAAGAGCGTTGATTCAGGCGGGGTGTTTGAACGCGTTGATGTCCGGGTCAGGATCGTCCGTGTTTGGCCTTGTGGAAAATCCGGCCCATGGGCGTCGTGTCCTGGCGCGTCTGCATCGAGAACCCTGGGATTCGTGGTTGGTTTCGTCCGCGTCGTGTCGAACGAAGGGGCCGACGAACTTTGATGAGGTGGGCCATCATGGATATTACGGAAATCCGGGTTTCGTTGAGGGAAGAAGACAAACTTAA
- a CDS encoding SpoVG family protein, with protein sequence MDITEIRVSLREEDKLKAFVTVTFDHCFAVRNMKIVEGEKGPMLCMPSRKLSDGTFKDVAHPINAEFRSYLEKEIFVAYANEIKRAAGSNGSVL encoded by the coding sequence ATGGATATTACGGAAATCCGGGTTTCGTTGAGGGAAGAAGACAAACTTAAGGCTTTTGTTACGGTAACATTCGACCACTGTTTTGCGGTTCGGAACATGAAAATTGTTGAGGGGGAAAAGGGGCCGATGCTCTGCATGCCCTCCCGAAAACTTTCAGATGGAACGTTCAAAGATGTGGCTCACCCCATTAACGCGGAGTTTCGATCCTATTTGGAAAAAGAAATATTTGTGGCCTACGCGAATGAGATCAAACGGGCGGCGGGGTCCAACGGTTCGGTCCTTTAA
- a CDS encoding S8 family serine peptidase → MVNSPIGNEDTRRDPTHAKRLVLRLRSESATGMSPAENMVPRRGLKGVPPNLKKIHTRWGVKRLTRVRHEADEKEKSISSLGQNRRARRSALSGSIEVQTLRAHFRRTAVVELDAEADLTQALKDYRADPSVEWAEPVRLFHIQGIPNDPSFPSLWGMTKIQTPSAWDLTTGVGVVVAVVDTGVNHTHPDLTANIWANPGEIPNNGIDDDGNGYVDDTRGWNFVSNNNAPNDGHSHGTHVSGTIAAVGNNNVGVIGVAPGSQIMAIKGLGDDGSGYDADLAQGIVYAADNGADVINMSWGGTGDSPVIEEAVQYAHSLGVVLIAAAGNSGIDASLFLPAKYTSVVTVSAFNSVDALASFSNFGQKIDVAAPGVGILSTVPGGFYSSFNGTSMASPHVAGLAALILSRFPTLTNEQVRQALRRTADDVGPSGFDTQSGHGRINALKGVQAAFPPNLLVTSPQQFETVGGSVIVKGSVYGTAIASRQLFYGVGQTPSLFLPVGIPFTDLVTDGPLGTWDVSSLSEGLYTLRLGVTDLAGLLSSYTVSPIRVDHTPPTFLSVTPTDGIALPATPTNISASATDAHGLSHIAFYVNGSLVAVSSPTVPTNTHNATFIWNAGEAGGGAHTLTLTAFDAAGNKASRDRNVTVVLDNVPPTVEITSPAPQSHVSGTVTIDASASDNVTIQNVSFRWDGGSPFAVATTPPYRATLSTLGMALGTHTLTATAQDGAQLQASHSITVSVVTDVTPPVVGPVDVLVTGNNVRLTWSTDEPADSQVEYGTSTALGSFSSLQTEKVLIHQVTLPSLPPQTLYHFRVLSRDTLGNLSPSPLATFQSSDDAPPVSGITEPEEGALVSGTILVSGQASDENTLSRIDLLVDGHYWATVFGAPAPQSYIGSTRAEPPEPVPFVLPLLQTTTWSHALNTSQLNDGTHVLTARSFDEYDHNHDDTRTITVQNGLGTALFDPVLGVPLCSQIGESCSSGGLLEARSVLAQFPEPNHPNTVLGACNDGPSGQYHNDESSDWIQVTSLNGQRMKAGNLVRVDAKVWAYSTKNNYLDLYVTSNTAHPAWKLVATLQPTTTRTVVLSSTFTLPIGGDVHAVRANFRYQGSAGACTDGDYDDHDDLAFAVEAADVAPPPASVAMKLNNFYSQPHPITSGVGTLWVEVDNADQVQLRIYSLNGQLVLDSPPSQAGTSPEGKSGFQFQWDTGEVATGTYYVTVEAEKEEKKASFVRKISVVR, encoded by the coding sequence ATGGTGAATTCCCCCATTGGGAATGAAGACACACGACGGGATCCAACCCATGCCAAGCGACTTGTTCTTCGGCTTCGGTCCGAATCCGCTACGGGGATGTCCCCCGCAGAAAACATGGTACCCAGACGGGGGCTGAAAGGCGTTCCCCCGAACCTTAAAAAAATCCACACCCGGTGGGGAGTCAAAAGACTAACCCGCGTTCGTCACGAAGCAGATGAAAAAGAAAAATCTATTTCATCCCTAGGGCAAAACCGGCGCGCCAGACGAAGCGCCCTTTCCGGGAGCATAGAAGTCCAGACCCTTCGCGCCCATTTCCGTCGAACGGCGGTGGTCGAATTGGATGCCGAAGCGGATCTGACCCAAGCGTTAAAGGATTACCGGGCAGATCCCTCCGTGGAATGGGCCGAACCCGTTCGACTCTTCCATATCCAAGGAATTCCCAACGACCCCTCTTTCCCTTCCTTATGGGGAATGACAAAAATTCAAACCCCATCGGCCTGGGACCTGACCACCGGCGTGGGTGTGGTGGTGGCGGTGGTGGACACTGGTGTAAATCACACCCATCCGGACCTGACCGCGAACATCTGGGCAAACCCGGGAGAAATCCCCAACAACGGGATAGATGATGATGGGAACGGTTACGTGGACGACACCCGGGGATGGAATTTTGTTTCGAACAACAACGCGCCGAACGACGGACACAGCCACGGGACTCACGTGTCCGGTACCATTGCGGCTGTGGGAAACAACAACGTGGGGGTTATCGGGGTAGCCCCCGGATCCCAAATAATGGCCATCAAAGGATTGGGCGATGATGGGAGCGGTTACGATGCGGACTTGGCCCAGGGGATCGTGTACGCCGCGGACAACGGTGCGGATGTGATCAACATGAGCTGGGGAGGAACCGGTGATTCCCCTGTCATTGAAGAAGCAGTGCAATACGCTCACTCCCTTGGTGTGGTCCTCATTGCCGCGGCCGGAAATTCCGGCATCGACGCCAGCCTGTTCCTCCCCGCAAAATACACCTCTGTCGTGACGGTTTCCGCCTTCAACTCAGTCGATGCCCTGGCTTCCTTTTCCAACTTCGGTCAAAAGATTGATGTGGCCGCGCCGGGAGTCGGAATTCTTTCCACCGTGCCCGGGGGATTTTACAGTTCTTTTAATGGGACCAGCATGGCCAGTCCCCATGTGGCGGGATTAGCGGCCCTGATCCTCTCCCGGTTTCCCACACTTACCAACGAACAGGTGCGACAGGCCTTGAGACGCACAGCCGACGACGTGGGCCCCTCCGGGTTCGATACCCAATCCGGGCATGGACGGATAAACGCACTGAAAGGGGTTCAAGCGGCGTTCCCCCCAAACCTCCTGGTCACTTCCCCTCAACAATTTGAAACCGTGGGGGGGTCCGTCATCGTTAAAGGTTCGGTGTATGGGACGGCCATTGCATCACGTCAACTTTTTTACGGAGTCGGACAGACGCCTTCTCTCTTTCTTCCCGTGGGAATTCCTTTCACTGACCTTGTCACCGATGGCCCCCTCGGAACGTGGGACGTTTCTTCGCTTTCGGAAGGACTGTACACATTGCGCCTAGGGGTGACGGATCTGGCGGGTCTGCTGTCCTCTTACACCGTCTCCCCCATCCGCGTTGATCATACCCCGCCGACGTTTCTGTCGGTGACCCCCACGGACGGGATCGCCCTGCCCGCCACACCAACCAACATCAGCGCCTCCGCCACAGACGCCCACGGCCTTTCTCACATCGCTTTTTACGTTAACGGATCGCTTGTGGCGGTGAGTTCCCCCACCGTTCCCACCAATACCCACAATGCCACTTTTATCTGGAACGCTGGCGAAGCCGGGGGCGGCGCCCATACGTTGACCCTGACCGCCTTTGATGCCGCGGGAAACAAAGCCTCTCGCGATAGAAACGTCACTGTTGTATTGGATAATGTTCCCCCCACTGTTGAGATAACGTCGCCGGCCCCCCAAAGCCATGTATCGGGAACCGTAACGATCGATGCCTCTGCCAGTGATAATGTGACGATTCAAAACGTCTCCTTCCGTTGGGATGGGGGATCTCCCTTTGCCGTTGCCACGACCCCGCCCTACCGAGCGACCCTCTCGACTTTGGGGATGGCCCTGGGCACACACACCTTGACGGCCACCGCACAGGACGGGGCGCAACTTCAAGCGTCTCACAGCATCACCGTTTCAGTGGTCACGGATGTGACCCCCCCCGTCGTGGGCCCCGTGGACGTTCTCGTGACGGGAAACAACGTTCGCCTCACCTGGTCCACGGACGAACCCGCGGACAGTCAGGTTGAATACGGGACTTCCACGGCACTGGGATCCTTCTCCTCTCTCCAAACGGAAAAAGTTTTGATCCATCAAGTCACCTTACCTTCCTTACCACCCCAAACGCTCTACCACTTCCGTGTCTTGTCCCGAGACACCCTGGGGAATTTAAGTCCCTCGCCGCTGGCCACCTTTCAGTCCTCGGATGACGCCCCCCCTGTGAGCGGAATCACAGAACCAGAGGAAGGGGCTCTGGTCTCAGGTACAATCCTTGTCTCGGGCCAAGCTTCGGACGAAAACACTCTTTCGAGGATTGATCTTTTGGTGGATGGCCATTATTGGGCCACTGTTTTCGGGGCTCCAGCCCCGCAATCCTACATAGGTTCCACGCGGGCCGAACCGCCTGAACCTGTTCCCTTTGTTCTCCCCCTCCTTCAAACCACCACCTGGTCCCACGCGCTGAACACGTCTCAATTGAACGACGGAACGCACGTCCTCACGGCTCGATCCTTTGACGAATACGATCACAACCACGATGACACGCGAACCATCACGGTCCAGAACGGACTGGGAACAGCTCTCTTCGATCCCGTTCTGGGAGTCCCTCTCTGCTCTCAAATCGGAGAGTCCTGCTCCTCCGGCGGCCTCTTGGAAGCCCGCAGCGTCCTCGCCCAATTTCCGGAGCCCAATCATCCCAACACCGTTTTGGGGGCCTGTAACGATGGCCCCTCCGGGCAATACCATAACGACGAATCAAGCGATTGGATTCAGGTCACATCGTTAAACGGGCAGCGCATGAAAGCTGGGAATCTCGTCCGGGTGGACGCGAAAGTGTGGGCGTATTCAACCAAGAACAACTATTTGGACCTTTACGTGACGTCCAACACGGCACATCCAGCGTGGAAACTTGTCGCCACCCTCCAACCGACGACCACGCGAACCGTCGTCCTTTCCAGCACCTTCACTCTCCCGATCGGAGGGGACGTCCATGCGGTGCGCGCCAATTTCCGATACCAAGGAAGTGCGGGAGCGTGTACCGATGGGGATTACGATGATCACGACGATCTTGCCTTTGCCGTTGAAGCGGCTGACGTCGCCCCCCCCCCTGCCTCCGTGGCGATGAAACTCAATAATTTTTATTCCCAACCCCATCCCATCACGAGCGGGGTCGGCACCCTCTGGGTAGAAGTCGACAACGCGGACCAAGTCCAACTCAGAATTTATTCATTGAACGGCCAATTGGTCCTTGATAGCCCCCCCTCCCAAGCGGGGACATCCCCGGAAGGAAAATCCGGGTTCCAATTCCAATGGGACACGGGAGAGGTGGCGACAGGAACCTATTACGTCACCGTTGAAGCGGAGAAGGAGGAAAAGAAGGCGAGCTTCGTACGAAAGATTTCCGTGGTGCGGTAG
- a CDS encoding glutamate-5-semialdehyde dehydrogenase translates to MGNSKGKKITNKTPKGRVGQPPSDYTPDLVRLCLQAKEASRFLAASSSEQRNQALRAMGEALEKNKVDILFRNEIDVEAGRRAGLTPALLDRLALTERRVMDMAQGLRDVADLPDPLAEVTDRWDRPNGLKIEKIRVPLGVIAMIYEARPNVTVDAAGLCLKSGNAVVLRGGKEAVDSNAILVNVLKDALGKVGLPQAAIQLVGTTDRSVIRDLVRMDRFVDLVIPRGGEEMVTAIRDMATVPVLSHGKGLCSVYVDREADLGMAERVALNSKIQRPGVCNAMETLLVHREIAPTFIPVMVRRLAENHVTVRGDIETQKWGGGVVIPARPEDFDTEFLGLELAMKVVNSVEEAIAHVNAHGSHHSDAIVTSQDLSARKFLLGVDSAAVFLNASTRLHDGGALGLGSEMGISTQKLHARGTMGVRELTTTKYVIRGTGQVRD, encoded by the coding sequence ATGGGAAATTCAAAGGGAAAAAAGATCACAAACAAAACACCGAAAGGAAGGGTTGGTCAGCCCCCCTCCGATTACACGCCGGATCTGGTTCGCCTGTGCCTCCAAGCCAAAGAAGCGAGCCGATTTTTGGCCGCCTCTTCTTCTGAACAACGGAATCAAGCTCTTCGAGCTATGGGTGAGGCCTTGGAAAAAAACAAGGTCGACATCCTTTTTCGAAATGAAATTGATGTGGAAGCGGGGCGGCGGGCGGGGTTAACTCCAGCGTTGTTGGACCGCCTTGCATTAACCGAACGTCGCGTAATGGACATGGCGCAGGGGTTGCGGGACGTGGCCGATTTGCCGGATCCTTTGGCGGAAGTGACGGACCGTTGGGACCGGCCTAATGGCCTGAAAATAGAGAAAATTCGGGTTCCTTTAGGGGTGATCGCCATGATTTATGAGGCCCGTCCCAATGTGACGGTGGATGCCGCGGGATTGTGCCTTAAGTCTGGAAACGCCGTGGTCCTCCGTGGGGGGAAAGAGGCGGTGGATTCCAACGCCATTTTGGTGAACGTTTTGAAAGACGCCCTCGGAAAGGTGGGGTTACCTCAGGCTGCCATTCAATTGGTGGGAACAACGGATCGCTCCGTTATTCGTGATTTGGTCCGAATGGATCGATTTGTGGACTTGGTGATCCCCCGCGGGGGCGAGGAAATGGTCACGGCGATACGGGACATGGCCACGGTTCCGGTTCTTTCCCATGGGAAAGGACTTTGTTCGGTTTATGTGGATCGGGAAGCGGATCTGGGTATGGCGGAGCGGGTGGCCTTAAACTCGAAAATCCAACGACCAGGCGTGTGCAACGCCATGGAGACGTTGTTGGTTCACCGGGAGATCGCTCCCACTTTTATCCCTGTCATGGTACGCCGTTTGGCGGAAAACCACGTGACGGTCCGTGGGGACATCGAAACACAAAAATGGGGTGGGGGCGTCGTCATCCCCGCGCGGCCAGAGGATTTTGATACGGAATTCTTAGGTTTGGAACTGGCCATGAAAGTGGTGAATTCTGTCGAGGAAGCAATCGCTCACGTGAACGCCCATGGGAGTCACCACTCCGATGCCATTGTGACATCCCAGGATCTCTCCGCGCGAAAGTTCCTCCTCGGCGTGGATTCCGCGGCGGTGTTTTTGAATGCGTCCACCCGCCTTCACGATGGAGGCGCCTTGGGGTTGGGGTCTGAAATGGGCATTTCAACACAAAAGTTGCATGCCCGTGGAACCATGGGGGTAAGGGAACTCACCACAACCAAGTACGTCATTCGCGGAACCGGACAAGTTCGGGACTAG
- the nadD gene encoding nicotinate (nicotinamide) nucleotide adenylyltransferase: MSSSRSYGILGGSFDPPQKGHVALALAALRERSLARVYLVPAAQSPFKKRGAIASVRERAALVRAAIRGRPGLSLGAWEIGRAGPSYTYQTLRFLRKKFPKRRWELILGEDVWRTFSRWRRGDEIGKHCTVVVGRRAHAGRPPVSTGAVFLRTRIPAVSSTEIRCALRDGRSVRRWVGDPVAEKIEKMKLYRNLE; the protein is encoded by the coding sequence TTGTCCTCGTCCCGCTCTTACGGTATTTTGGGAGGATCTTTTGATCCTCCCCAGAAAGGCCATGTGGCCCTGGCGCTCGCCGCTCTGCGGGAGCGGTCTTTGGCGCGTGTGTATCTTGTTCCCGCGGCCCAGTCCCCTTTTAAAAAGCGTGGGGCAATTGCTTCTGTTCGGGAACGAGCCGCCCTCGTTCGGGCGGCGATCCGGGGACGACCTGGTCTTTCTTTAGGGGCCTGGGAAATCGGGCGCGCGGGTCCCTCGTATACGTATCAAACCCTCCGTTTTCTTCGAAAGAAGTTCCCCAAACGACGCTGGGAATTGATTTTAGGGGAAGACGTTTGGCGCACTTTTTCCCGGTGGCGTCGTGGGGACGAAATTGGGAAGCATTGTACGGTGGTGGTGGGCCGACGCGCCCACGCGGGAAGGCCCCCTGTTTCCACAGGCGCGGTCTTTCTTCGAACCCGAATCCCCGCTGTTTCTTCAACGGAAATTCGATGTGCCTTACGGGACGGGCGTTCCGTTCGTCGGTGGGTGGGGGATCCCGTTGCTGAGAAAATCGAGAAAATGAAACTTTACAGGAACCTGGAATGA
- the yqeK gene encoding bis(5'-nucleosyl)-tetraphosphatase (symmetrical) YqeK produces MTPHYSNVVSRLLSTSRAHHSREVARWSVTLACLHGADPDQAERAGFFHDVAKEWSPKRLLAYVRRHRMRVPGLKEILTHQRLGLLHGPVSAHWAAREGYVRDAVTCRAMARHTLGHGRMGLLDKILYVADFSSKDRRYVAAGRVRRLAYRDLEAALRLAVAFKLQFLLQRGGFVHPLTVSMWNGLLKGTL; encoded by the coding sequence ATGACACCCCACTATTCCAACGTCGTGTCCCGTCTGCTGTCTACCTCCCGCGCCCACCATTCGCGCGAAGTGGCCCGTTGGTCCGTCACGCTGGCGTGTCTCCATGGAGCGGATCCCGATCAAGCGGAACGGGCGGGGTTTTTCCACGACGTGGCCAAGGAGTGGAGCCCGAAACGTTTGTTGGCGTATGTTCGTCGGCATCGGATGCGTGTTCCCGGTCTTAAAGAGATCCTCACTCATCAACGTTTAGGGCTCCTTCACGGCCCTGTATCTGCCCACTGGGCGGCGCGGGAAGGTTACGTACGGGATGCCGTTACCTGCAGGGCTATGGCGCGTCACACCCTAGGCCATGGGCGGATGGGCTTGTTGGATAAGATTCTTTATGTGGCGGATTTTTCGTCAAAGGATCGCCGTTACGTTGCGGCGGGGCGCGTTCGTCGTTTGGCGTATAGAGACTTGGAGGCGGCTCTCCGGTTGGCCGTGGCGTTTAAATTGCAATTCCTCTTACAACGGGGAGGGTTCGTTCATCCCCTCACGGTGTCCATGTGGAACGGTTTATTGAAGGGGACGTTATGA